Proteins from one Anaerolineae bacterium genomic window:
- a CDS encoding Gfo/Idh/MocA family oxidoreductase, whose protein sequence is MARTIGVALIGYQFMGRTHSNAYRQVKYFFDPPLVPEMEVLVGRNLDGVRAAADKLGWKAYATDWHQVLDRDDIGIVDISSPGDTHYPIALAAAEAGKHIFCEKPLANTLDQAVRMAEAAERAGVKAMTNFNYRFVPAVQLAKRLIDEGKIGEIRHYRGVYLQDWIVDPEFPLVWRLRKESAGSGALGDIAAHNIDLARFLVGEIKEVAAADKTFIKERPLPATAEGAWGAAGGAQRGEVTVDDAVIALGRFEGGALATFEATRFAPGRRNYNAFEISGSRGSISFNLERMNELEYFSLDDPPYAQGFRTINVSGGDFGEYAAAWWPPGHIIGYEHTFVHSIFEFLRAIGEDRQPVPNFREGARTQAVLDAVAMAAASRKWEAVPQV, encoded by the coding sequence ATGGCTAGGACGATCGGAGTAGCTCTCATCGGCTATCAGTTCATGGGCCGGACGCACAGCAACGCCTACCGGCAGGTGAAGTACTTCTTCGATCCGCCCCTGGTGCCGGAGATGGAAGTCCTGGTGGGGAGGAACCTCGATGGGGTGCGGGCCGCGGCGGACAAGTTGGGCTGGAAGGCATACGCCACCGACTGGCACCAGGTCCTGGATCGGGATGACATCGGCATAGTGGACATCAGCTCGCCCGGAGATACGCATTACCCCATCGCCCTGGCAGCTGCTGAGGCTGGCAAGCACATCTTCTGCGAGAAGCCTCTGGCCAACACCTTGGACCAGGCAGTGCGCATGGCAGAAGCCGCCGAGCGGGCCGGGGTGAAAGCGATGACCAACTTCAACTATCGCTTCGTCCCCGCGGTGCAGCTGGCCAAGCGCCTCATTGACGAGGGCAAGATCGGGGAGATCCGCCACTACCGGGGGGTATACCTGCAGGACTGGATCGTGGACCCGGAGTTCCCTCTGGTGTGGCGCCTACGCAAGGAGAGCGCCGGCAGCGGGGCCCTGGGAGACATCGCCGCCCACAACATAGACCTGGCCCGGTTCCTGGTCGGTGAGATTAAGGAGGTGGCGGCTGCCGACAAGACCTTCATCAAGGAGCGTCCTCTCCCCGCCACGGCCGAGGGCGCCTGGGGAGCAGCCGGCGGAGCCCAGCGGGGCGAGGTAACTGTGGACGATGCCGTCATTGCCCTGGGTCGATTCGAGGGGGGCGCCCTGGCCACCTTCGAGGCCACCCGCTTCGCTCCGGGACGGCGCAACTACAATGCCTTCGAAATAAGCGGCAGCAGGGGAAGCATCTCCTTCAACCTGGAGCGGATGAACGAACTGGAGTACTTCTCCCTCGACGACCCACCGTATGCCCAGGGCTTCCGCACCATCAACGTGTCCGGGGGGGACTTCGGGGAGTACGCCGCCGCTTGGTGGCCTCCCGGTCACATCATCGGCTACGAGCATACCTTCGTGCACTCGATCTTCGAGTTCCTCAGGGCCATCGGGGAAGACCGCCAGCCGGTCCCCAACTTCCGCGAGGGCGCCCGCACTCAAGCGGTGCTCGACGCGGTGGCCATGGCTGCCGCTTCCCGCAAGTGGGAAGCTGTACCTCAAGTGTAG